The Dehalococcoidia bacterium genome contains a region encoding:
- a CDS encoding ISNCY family transposase produces GRGVARAERTVTNLLYRYDELVALSRRNDGRLPETLRRQGRVILALDGRQPAVGHEVLWGVRDCLSGAVLLARRRLGSKRDELAPWLRAVADAVPVPLRAVVADGQASIRRAVQRALPGIPHQLCQVPDLREAARPIYAADRHAKPEVKKQVRGMRPLERALEGRADEEAEAMRGYCLAVRGALTDDGRPPLCASGLRLQQRLTTMHRSIKRVRAEKGA; encoded by the coding sequence TGGCCGCGGCGTCGCCCGCGCCGAGCGGACGGTCACGAATCTCCTCTACCGGTACGACGAACTGGTGGCGCTTTCGCGGCGGAATGACGGGCGGTTGCCGGAGACGCTGCGCCGCCAAGGGCGGGTGATCCTCGCGCTTGATGGACGGCAGCCGGCGGTGGGGCACGAGGTGCTCTGGGGGGTGCGCGACTGCCTCTCCGGCGCCGTGCTGCTCGCCCGCCGCCGGCTCGGCAGCAAGCGGGACGAGCTGGCCCCGTGGCTGCGCGCCGTGGCGGACGCCGTGCCGGTCCCGCTCCGTGCGGTCGTGGCGGACGGGCAGGCCTCGATCCGGCGCGCGGTGCAGAGAGCGCTGCCGGGGATCCCGCACCAGCTCTGCCAGGTGCCCGACCTCCGGGAAGCGGCGCGGCCGATCTACGCAGCCGATCGCCACGCGAAGCCGGAAGTGAAGAAGCAGGTGCGCGGCATGCGGCCGCTGGAACGTGCCCTGGAAGGGCGGGCGGACGAAGAGGCGGAGGCCATGCGCGGCTACTGTCTCGCCGTCCGCGGTGCCCTCACGGACGATGGCCGACCACCGCTGTGCGCTTCCGGCCTCCGGCTGCAGCAGCGCTTGACGACGATGCACCGCTCGATCAAACGGGTGCGGGCCGAAAAGGGGGCCTG